A stretch of the Porifericola rhodea genome encodes the following:
- a CDS encoding gliding motility lipoprotein GldH — protein MKAFRPQLIIFVFSCLLSLAACDDQRVYEENYDFADKVWHVDSVPSFRFEISEPNQQYNIYWNVRNASNYPFRNLYVTYFLEDTLGRTISTDLHNMLLFDPKTGKPYGSGMGDIFSHQIMALPEFEFDSAGTYQIRLEQFMRTDSLKEVLSIGVRVEKAE, from the coding sequence TTGAAAGCGTTTAGACCACAACTCATCATATTTGTATTTTCCTGTTTACTAAGCTTAGCCGCCTGCGACGATCAGCGAGTTTACGAAGAAAATTATGACTTTGCCGATAAGGTATGGCATGTAGACTCTGTTCCTAGTTTTCGTTTTGAGATCAGCGAACCTAATCAGCAGTATAATATCTACTGGAATGTACGAAATGCCTCTAATTATCCTTTTCGTAATTTGTATGTCACCTATTTTTTAGAGGATACGCTTGGGCGTACCATCTCTACCGATCTTCACAACATGCTGCTTTTTGACCCCAAAACTGGCAAGCCTTACGGTAGCGGTATGGGTGATATCTTTAGCCATCAGATTATGGCTTTACCAGAATTTGAGTTTGACAGTGCCGGTACTTACCAGATCAGGCTGGAGCAGTTTATGCGCACCGACTCTCTTAAGGAAGTCTTGTCTATAGGAGTAAGAGTAGAGAAGGCGGAGTAA
- a CDS encoding catalase, translating to MSQENSKSAQHQRTKVNYSDQEVEQGHGGETHQTAADGNQILTTQQGIPVSDDQNTLKIGSRGPSALEDFHFREKIFHFDHERIPERVVHARGYAAHGYFETYESLAEYSSADLFQRAGEKTPAFVRFSTVAGNKGSFDLARDVRGFAVKLYTKEGNWDIVGNNIPVFFIQDAIKFPDLIHAAKPEPDRAFPQAQTAHDNFWDFVSLMPESIHMIMWIMSDRAIPRSFRTMEGFGVHTFRLVNAEGKSTFVKFHWKPKQGLQSVVWNEAVKINGADPDFHRRDLWDAIQSGDYPEWELGMQLFDEDFAEKFDFDVLDATKIIPEEEVPVRPVGRLVLNRVVDNFFAETEQVAFCTQNIVPGIDFTNDPLLQGRNFSYLDTQLKRLGGPNFTHIPINAPKCPFHHFQQDGHMAMHNPKGRANYEPNSWGAEGGPRESPTKGFTSYPAHESGYKERIRPESFADHYSQARQFYISQTAVEQNHMADAIVFELSKVERPDIRVRVVSHLLNVDEGLAKKVAEGLRLQEMPAPAKAAKPTRKDLKESPALSIIKNGPESFKGRKIGVFLSDGADSELFKALQDAAKAEGTMVETVTPMVGGVKLSDGSWVEGKQKIDGGPSVLYDAVVILLSDEGVKTLVKEPTARDFVADAFAHLKFIGYTDAAMPLLQKAGIAESLDEGCIKLQSADSLSSYIVSCRKLRFWGRESEVDPV from the coding sequence ATGTCTCAAGAGAATTCTAAAAGCGCTCAACACCAGCGTACCAAGGTTAATTATTCAGACCAGGAGGTAGAACAGGGTCATGGTGGAGAAACTCACCAAACTGCTGCCGATGGCAATCAGATTTTAACCACCCAACAGGGCATTCCTGTATCTGACGATCAAAATACACTAAAAATAGGTAGCCGCGGACCTAGCGCATTGGAAGATTTTCACTTCCGCGAAAAGATTTTTCACTTTGACCATGAGCGTATTCCTGAGCGTGTAGTACACGCCAGAGGTTATGCTGCTCACGGCTATTTTGAAACGTACGAATCACTTGCAGAATACTCTTCTGCTGACCTCTTTCAGCGTGCCGGAGAGAAAACACCAGCCTTTGTACGCTTCTCTACAGTAGCCGGGAACAAAGGTTCTTTTGATTTAGCACGTGACGTTCGTGGTTTTGCCGTAAAGCTGTATACTAAAGAGGGTAATTGGGATATTGTAGGAAATAACATTCCGGTATTCTTTATACAGGATGCCATCAAATTTCCTGACCTGATACATGCCGCCAAACCTGAGCCAGATCGTGCCTTCCCTCAGGCACAGACCGCACACGATAACTTTTGGGATTTTGTGTCGCTAATGCCTGAGAGCATCCATATGATTATGTGGATCATGTCGGACCGTGCCATTCCTCGCTCGTTCCGTACAATGGAAGGATTTGGAGTACATACTTTCAGGCTGGTTAATGCTGAAGGAAAATCAACCTTCGTTAAGTTCCACTGGAAACCCAAGCAGGGACTTCAGTCAGTAGTGTGGAATGAAGCTGTTAAAATAAATGGTGCCGACCCTGATTTTCATCGTCGCGACCTTTGGGATGCCATACAAAGTGGTGATTATCCTGAGTGGGAACTTGGCATGCAGCTCTTTGATGAGGATTTTGCCGAAAAGTTTGACTTTGATGTATTAGACGCTACCAAGATTATTCCTGAAGAAGAGGTACCGGTACGCCCGGTAGGCCGTCTGGTGCTTAACCGTGTAGTAGATAATTTCTTTGCAGAAACGGAACAGGTAGCCTTCTGTACTCAGAACATTGTACCGGGTATAGATTTTACCAATGACCCGCTGCTACAGGGAAGAAACTTCTCTTATCTGGATACCCAGCTCAAACGTTTAGGAGGTCCTAACTTCACACATATACCCATTAATGCGCCTAAGTGTCCTTTCCACCACTTTCAGCAAGACGGCCACATGGCTATGCATAACCCTAAGGGCAGGGCTAATTACGAGCCTAACTCATGGGGAGCAGAAGGAGGCCCGAGAGAGTCGCCGACCAAAGGTTTTACCTCTTACCCTGCTCATGAGAGCGGTTATAAAGAGCGCATCAGGCCAGAAAGCTTTGCTGACCACTACAGCCAGGCACGCCAGTTTTATATTAGCCAAACTGCTGTAGAACAGAACCATATGGCAGATGCAATAGTCTTTGAGCTTAGTAAAGTAGAAAGACCGGATATACGAGTAAGAGTAGTTTCTCACTTACTAAATGTAGATGAAGGACTGGCAAAAAAAGTAGCCGAAGGCTTACGCTTACAGGAAATGCCTGCACCAGCCAAGGCCGCTAAACCAACTCGTAAGGACCTAAAGGAATCACCGGCACTTAGCATCATCAAAAACGGGCCGGAGAGCTTTAAGGGTCGCAAGATAGGCGTTTTCTTATCTGATGGCGCAGATTCTGAACTATTCAAAGCTCTACAAGATGCTGCCAAAGCTGAGGGCACAATGGTAGAAACCGTTACTCCTATGGTAGGTGGCGTTAAGCTAAGCGATGGTAGCTGGGTAGAAGGTAAACAAAAAATAGATGGTGGACCTTCGGTACTATACGATGCGGTAGTCATACTACTATCTGATGAAGGTGTAAAAACACTGGTAAAAGAACCAACTGCACGTGACTTTGTGGCCGATGCTTTTGCGCACCTAAAATTTATAGGCTATACAGACGCTGCTATGCCATTACTACAAAAAGCGGGTATCGCAGAAAGCCTGGATGAAGGCTGTATCAAACTACAAAGTGCGGATAGCTTATCCTCATACATTGTAAGTTGCCGTAAACTTCGTTTCTGGGGCAGAGAAAGTGAAGTTGATCCGGTTTAA
- a CDS encoding 3-keto-disaccharide hydrolase, whose amino-acid sequence MTHLLKASCLAFLLFSFTHHNTLAQSKNLFNGKNLDGWHMDVPEMDKNSDARAPFIVRDGKLVSLGTPGGHLISDASYENYRLEVEYRFAADPGNCGVLVHASTPRALYEMFPKSIEVQMMHENAGDFWCIVEDIKVPDMLARRGPKEEWGITEGKKRRILNLTDGTEKPLGEWNSMRIECVDAEIKVWLNDELVNYGYECTASSGQIALQAEGAEVEFRKVMLSPINQISQ is encoded by the coding sequence ATGACTCATCTACTAAAAGCAAGTTGTCTCGCTTTTCTGCTTTTCTCTTTCACCCACCATAATACGCTTGCCCAAAGTAAGAACCTGTTTAATGGCAAAAATCTTGATGGATGGCATATGGATGTACCCGAAATGGACAAAAACTCTGACGCCAGAGCTCCATTTATTGTAAGAGATGGCAAATTGGTCAGCCTGGGTACTCCCGGTGGACATTTGATTAGCGATGCATCCTATGAGAACTACCGATTGGAAGTTGAATACCGCTTTGCCGCTGATCCGGGTAACTGCGGTGTACTGGTGCATGCCTCTACACCTCGGGCTTTGTATGAAATGTTTCCCAAATCCATAGAGGTACAGATGATGCATGAAAATGCCGGAGATTTCTGGTGTATAGTTGAAGACATCAAAGTTCCAGATATGCTGGCTCGCCGCGGACCTAAAGAGGAATGGGGCATTACAGAAGGTAAAAAACGCAGAATCCTGAATCTGACTGATGGTACCGAAAAACCTCTGGGCGAGTGGAACAGCATGCGAATAGAATGTGTAGATGCGGAGATCAAAGTCTGGCTGAACGATGAATTAGTCAATTATGGCTATGAATGTACTGCCAGCTCAGGGCAAATCGCCTTACAGGCCGAAGGCGCTGAGGTAGAATTCAGAAAAGTTATGCTTAGCCCTATTAATCAGATAAGCCAATAA
- a CDS encoding arylamine N-acetyltransferase family protein: MDLAEYLKRINYQGGLPPDIQNLKALHRAHVSHVPFENLDIHYGRKIVLDEKHFYHKVVREKRGGFCYELNGLFASALQMLGYQVYRVAARVYQPEEESYGPDFAHISLLLSLENQNYLLDVGFGSSFPEPLLIQWDKVQEQDTVQYVLEQEEEEYITIQRSYDQGQSFVPMYQFRMQPYQLQDFTQGCHYHQNSEESPLYRKKLCSIATAAGRITLTSNHLTITEGEKRTKIVIKDEVDFRDKLLEYFGIRIPFAQPQ, translated from the coding sequence ATGGACTTAGCTGAATATTTAAAAAGAATTAATTATCAGGGAGGACTGCCTCCTGATATTCAGAACTTAAAAGCCCTACACAGGGCACACGTTAGCCATGTGCCATTTGAGAACCTGGATATTCATTACGGTAGAAAAATTGTGTTGGATGAAAAGCACTTTTACCATAAAGTAGTCAGGGAGAAGCGTGGAGGATTTTGCTATGAACTGAATGGCTTGTTTGCCTCTGCTTTGCAAATGCTGGGTTATCAGGTGTATCGTGTGGCAGCCAGGGTATATCAGCCAGAAGAAGAAAGTTATGGTCCTGACTTTGCCCATATATCACTTTTGCTTAGTCTGGAGAATCAAAACTATCTGCTGGATGTAGGCTTTGGAAGTAGTTTTCCTGAACCGCTTTTGATTCAATGGGATAAGGTGCAGGAGCAGGATACCGTGCAGTATGTTCTTGAGCAAGAGGAGGAGGAATACATTACGATTCAGCGTTCTTATGATCAGGGGCAAAGTTTTGTGCCTATGTATCAGTTTCGTATGCAGCCCTACCAGCTCCAGGATTTCACTCAGGGCTGCCATTATCACCAAAACTCAGAAGAATCTCCCTTATACCGGAAAAAGCTATGCTCCATTGCTACGGCAGCAGGAAGAATTACGCTGACCTCTAATCACCTGACTATCACCGAAGGTGAAAAACGTACAAAAATAGTCATCAAAGATGAAGTAGACTTCAGAGATAAATTATTAGAGTACTTTGGAATACGAATACCTTTTGCACAACCTCAGTAG
- a CDS encoding BNR-4 repeat-containing protein has protein sequence MQHLEFKLNTIRFHVRSLPLILLIIFSFAHLPLLAQQNIGRAEPEPFPTVDGYKGIWFTLNQFYEYGDKYSGGLGTYTAKHNPLAIYAEEVDKTFFVYGGTRAENEKYLLCMIGSYDHKSHTLSKPIIVHDKEGVDDPHDNPSLSIDAQGYLWVFVSGRGKVRPGYKYKSTRPYDASSFERVSTEELTYPQPWYLKEQGFLHLFTKYTGVRELYYESSKNGRDWTQDHKLAGIRADGDDKGGHYQMSKAKGNKVVTFFNWHPNGNVDQRTNLYYLQTTDLGNTWTTAEGEAIELPLTKLDNSARLQNYYTQQKNVYLKDVDFDRNANPIGLYITSRGHEPGPDNGPREWHVIHWNGTEWSDHIVTTSDHNYDMGSLIINDQEWMIVAPTKNKPQQYGGGGEIEIWVSTDEGKSWKKKLQLSQGSDRNHNYVRKVFHGKDPFLYFWADGNPDQFSRSEMYFGDSQGNYWKLPYEMSKSEAEPVPMK, from the coding sequence ATGCAACACCTGGAGTTTAAACTCAACACTATTCGTTTTCATGTCCGCAGCTTACCTTTAATTTTACTCATCATCTTTAGTTTTGCGCACCTTCCACTTTTGGCTCAGCAAAACATTGGGCGAGCTGAGCCTGAACCCTTTCCTACAGTAGATGGCTATAAAGGAATATGGTTTACCCTAAATCAATTCTATGAATACGGCGATAAGTATTCAGGCGGGCTGGGGACTTATACTGCCAAGCATAATCCTTTAGCTATTTACGCGGAAGAAGTTGACAAAACCTTTTTCGTATATGGTGGCACCCGTGCCGAAAATGAAAAATATCTGCTGTGCATGATCGGCAGCTACGATCATAAGAGCCATACGCTGAGTAAACCAATTATTGTGCATGACAAGGAGGGCGTGGATGATCCACACGACAATCCCAGCCTATCTATAGATGCGCAGGGCTATCTGTGGGTTTTTGTCAGTGGCAGGGGTAAGGTTCGGCCCGGCTATAAGTACAAAAGCACTCGCCCATATGATGCATCCAGCTTTGAACGGGTATCTACCGAAGAGCTTACTTATCCTCAGCCCTGGTATTTGAAAGAACAAGGTTTTCTGCACCTCTTTACTAAGTATACTGGCGTACGTGAGCTATATTATGAAAGCAGCAAGAATGGTAGAGATTGGACGCAAGATCATAAATTAGCTGGTATTAGAGCTGATGGAGATGACAAAGGCGGACATTACCAAATGAGTAAAGCTAAGGGTAACAAAGTCGTGACCTTCTTTAACTGGCACCCGAATGGTAATGTAGACCAGCGTACCAATTTATATTACCTACAGACTACTGATCTGGGTAACACCTGGACTACGGCAGAGGGTGAGGCTATAGAACTGCCCCTTACCAAGCTGGATAACAGCGCACGCCTACAAAATTATTATACTCAGCAGAAGAATGTATACCTCAAAGACGTAGACTTTGACCGTAATGCTAATCCTATTGGCTTATATATCACAAGCAGAGGCCATGAGCCAGGACCAGATAATGGCCCACGTGAATGGCATGTGATACACTGGAATGGAACGGAGTGGTCAGACCATATAGTGACTACATCAGATCATAATTATGATATGGGCAGCCTTATCATCAATGATCAGGAGTGGATGATCGTGGCTCCCACGAAAAATAAGCCTCAGCAGTATGGTGGAGGTGGGGAGATAGAGATTTGGGTAAGTACAGATGAAGGTAAAAGCTGGAAGAAGAAGTTGCAGTTAAGTCAGGGCAGTGATCGGAATCATAATTATGTTCGCAAAGTGTTCCACGGTAAAGATCCATTTTTGTATTTCTGGGCTGATGGCAATCCTGATCAGTTTAGCCGATCAGAAATGTATTTTGGAGACAGTCAGGGTAACTACTGGAAACTACCCTACGAGATGTCGAAAAGTGAGGCGGAGCCAGTACCCATGAAATAA
- a CDS encoding lipoprotein N-acyltransferase Lnb domain-containing protein: MLPFPKKLPLSLILLFTINLLSPLLLPIAARAQSQGDVFISPQSKISLITCAPGSALFEAFGHSAIRVHDPVTGFDMAYNYGVFDFDQPNFYVNFAKGYLLYKLGTAEFNRFLYQYSYFDRTVKEQVLNLTYEQKSRVFNFLRINSLPENQNYYYDYFFDNCATRPRDVLMEVLGDTLQFDYSYADTLDYSIRDLIDIYIEDKDQHAWGDLGIDLGLGAKIDRKATPFEYMYQPEYLFKAFASARLQNADGSDRPLVALTNTLYEGRSSTPNLETLLTPATVFWVLFALVVLGTFYEYKVKKHKFYLFDLVFFLLLSLYGCLVIFLWFFTNHISAANNWNLLWGFPTHFIALFFLLIDKFKVMLKYHFMVTALLAAFALCFWTVLPQELHYSIMPLLLIIIIRSIVIIQFKLSGEGAFLRKAQGRV; this comes from the coding sequence ATGTTGCCTTTTCCTAAGAAACTTCCTCTTAGTTTAATCTTACTTTTTACTATCAACCTGCTGAGCCCCTTGCTTTTACCTATAGCGGCGCGTGCCCAATCTCAGGGGGATGTATTTATTTCGCCACAATCAAAAATCAGTCTGATTACCTGCGCTCCGGGCTCTGCCCTGTTTGAAGCTTTCGGGCATAGTGCTATTCGGGTACATGATCCTGTCACTGGCTTTGACATGGCTTACAACTACGGGGTGTTTGACTTTGACCAGCCCAACTTTTACGTCAATTTTGCGAAGGGTTATTTACTCTACAAGCTAGGTACGGCAGAGTTTAACCGCTTTCTCTACCAGTATAGCTATTTTGACAGAACGGTTAAAGAGCAGGTGCTGAACCTAACGTATGAACAAAAGAGCAGGGTGTTTAATTTTTTGCGCATCAACAGCCTGCCAGAAAACCAGAACTATTATTACGATTACTTCTTTGATAATTGTGCCACCCGACCCAGAGATGTACTGATGGAAGTGTTGGGAGACACCTTACAATTTGACTACTCTTATGCCGACACTCTTGACTATAGCATCCGCGACCTGATTGACATTTATATTGAAGACAAAGACCAGCATGCCTGGGGAGATTTAGGGATTGACCTGGGCCTCGGTGCGAAAATTGACAGGAAGGCTACACCTTTTGAGTATATGTATCAGCCTGAATATTTGTTTAAGGCTTTTGCCAGTGCTCGCTTACAAAATGCTGATGGCTCTGATCGCCCGCTTGTCGCCCTTACAAACACTTTATATGAGGGGCGATCCAGCACTCCTAACCTGGAAACGCTATTAACTCCTGCAACTGTATTCTGGGTACTGTTTGCTTTGGTGGTACTGGGTACATTTTACGAGTACAAAGTTAAGAAACACAAGTTTTACCTGTTTGATCTGGTGTTTTTTCTGTTGCTAAGCCTATACGGCTGTCTGGTGATTTTCCTATGGTTTTTTACTAACCATATATCTGCAGCCAACAACTGGAACCTTCTCTGGGGCTTTCCCACTCACTTTATTGCCTTGTTTTTTCTACTGATTGACAAGTTTAAAGTGATGTTGAAGTACCATTTTATGGTAACTGCTTTACTTGCTGCTTTTGCACTCTGCTTCTGGACGGTGCTGCCCCAGGAGCTGCACTATTCAATTATGCCGCTATTACTGATCATTATAATCCGCTCCATCGTTATCATACAGTTTAAACTGTCAGGTGAGGGTGCCTTTTTGCGTAAAGCGCAGGGAAGAGTTTAG
- a CDS encoding class I SAM-dependent methyltransferase: MHKSEDTAADVYGRALYDYFLNGKADNLYLNTSYGEVEEMPVDWFFRDEEDFPELEAQALNAAFGKILDIGAGVGSHAIYLHEQGKNVDALDLSPFCIEIMKQRGLSQVYHQSFWEPLPTKYNTLLLLMNGIGIVNNLEGLRKFLTQAKEWLLPGGQILFDSSDLSYLYDDIKLNQYPYKGEIQYQYQYRRQKGEWFSWLYVDQQTMSRFASEAGWHMQILTEDNNDQYLARLVHP, encoded by the coding sequence ATGCATAAATCAGAAGATACGGCAGCAGATGTTTACGGTCGGGCTTTATACGATTACTTCCTCAATGGTAAAGCCGACAATCTGTATCTGAATACCAGCTACGGAGAGGTTGAAGAAATGCCGGTAGACTGGTTTTTTCGCGACGAAGAAGATTTCCCAGAGCTGGAAGCCCAGGCACTAAATGCTGCCTTCGGCAAGATTCTGGATATAGGGGCAGGAGTAGGTAGCCATGCTATTTACCTGCATGAGCAAGGCAAAAATGTGGATGCTCTTGACCTTTCACCTTTCTGCATAGAAATTATGAAGCAGCGCGGACTAAGTCAGGTGTACCACCAGTCCTTTTGGGAGCCTCTACCCACAAAATACAATACATTATTGCTGCTGATGAATGGTATAGGTATAGTAAACAACCTTGAAGGGCTGAGAAAATTTCTGACACAGGCAAAAGAATGGCTCTTACCCGGTGGGCAAATTTTGTTTGACTCAAGCGATTTGAGCTATTTGTATGATGACATTAAGCTGAACCAATATCCATATAAAGGAGAAATTCAGTATCAATACCAGTACAGGAGGCAAAAGGGTGAATGGTTCTCCTGGCTATACGTTGATCAGCAAACTATGAGCAGATTTGCGTCAGAAGCCGGTTGGCATATGCAAATACTTACCGAAGATAACAATGACCAATACCTCGCCCGTTTAGTGCACCCTTAA
- a CDS encoding metal-dependent hydrolase, whose translation MKLSYYGHSCFAVELKGKKVLFDPFISPNELAKDIDPAQVEADNILISHGHQDHIADAVDIAKRTQATVISNFEIITWLQDKGIENVVPMNLGGLVELDFGKVKYVNAVHSSMLPDGSYGGNPGGFVVMADECNFYYAGDTALTLDMQLIPRYTKLDLAILPIGDCLTMGIEDAITTCDFIQCNKVMGVHYDTFPNIKIDHNKAVERFRKADKDLQLVKIGDTVNF comes from the coding sequence ATGAAATTAAGCTATTATGGACATTCTTGCTTTGCTGTAGAGCTAAAAGGCAAGAAAGTACTTTTTGACCCATTCATCTCACCCAACGAACTGGCTAAAGATATTGATCCTGCTCAGGTAGAAGCAGACAATATCCTGATTAGTCATGGTCATCAGGACCATATTGCGGATGCGGTAGATATTGCCAAAAGAACGCAGGCTACCGTTATATCTAATTTTGAAATCATCACCTGGCTGCAAGACAAAGGAATAGAGAATGTAGTACCTATGAACCTTGGCGGCTTAGTAGAGCTTGATTTTGGAAAAGTAAAGTATGTAAATGCTGTACACTCCTCTATGCTACCTGATGGTTCATATGGCGGAAATCCTGGAGGCTTTGTTGTAATGGCTGATGAATGTAACTTTTACTATGCTGGAGATACTGCTCTTACGCTGGACATGCAATTAATCCCTCGCTATACTAAACTGGATCTTGCCATCCTTCCTATAGGGGACTGCCTGACTATGGGTATTGAGGATGCTATTACCACTTGTGATTTTATACAGTGCAACAAAGTGATGGGGGTTCATTATGATACATTTCCTAATATTAAAATTGATCATAATAAAGCAGTTGAACGCTTTAGAAAGGCGGATAAGGATCTACAATTAGTAAAAATTGGCGATACAGTAAATTTCTAA
- the xseB gene encoding exodeoxyribonuclease VII small subunit yields the protein MSPKKKTKEIKYQEALDELESIVAEVENDTMDVDILSERISRALELINYCRSKLKDTENMIQKAFEGEEEED from the coding sequence ATGAGTCCAAAAAAGAAAACTAAAGAGATAAAATATCAGGAAGCTCTAGATGAACTAGAATCTATTGTGGCAGAAGTAGAAAATGATACAATGGATGTAGATATACTTTCTGAACGTATTTCCAGAGCACTAGAATTGATTAACTATTGTCGCAGTAAACTTAAAGATACCGAAAACATGATTCAGAAAGCTTTTGAGGGTGAGGAGGAAGAAGATTAG